From the genome of Geothrix sp. 21YS21S-4, one region includes:
- a CDS encoding FMN-binding protein has product MKRELLATVLLSGPLFATDYLTPDQAARGMFPQADLIEPFAFTPGSGFAAFRGQVLVAKQGGKSLGHVVIDNVMGRSERITLAVGVGTDGAVRRVEILSYRESHGQEVRMPAWRRQFEGKTAAAPLAVGRDIAPISGATISSNSVTDGVRRALAMLKEAREAGRLP; this is encoded by the coding sequence ATGAAGAGGGAGCTCCTGGCGACGGTCCTGCTGTCCGGACCGCTCTTCGCCACGGACTACCTCACGCCCGATCAGGCCGCCCGGGGGATGTTCCCCCAGGCGGATCTGATCGAACCCTTCGCCTTCACCCCGGGAAGCGGCTTCGCCGCGTTCCGGGGGCAGGTGCTGGTGGCCAAGCAGGGCGGCAAGAGCCTGGGTCACGTCGTCATCGACAACGTCATGGGCCGCAGCGAGCGAATCACCCTCGCCGTGGGCGTGGGCACGGACGGAGCCGTCCGCCGGGTGGAGATCCTCTCCTACCGCGAGAGCCACGGCCAGGAAGTCCGGATGCCCGCCTGGCGCCGGCAGTTCGAAGGCAAGACCGCCGCCGCGCCGCTGGCGGTGGGCAGAGACATCGCGCCCATCAGCGGCGCCACCATTTCGAGCAACAGCGTCACCGACGGCGTGCGCCGCGCCCTGGCGATGCTGAAGGAAGCGCGCGAGGCCGGGCGCCTGCCCTGA
- a CDS encoding porin, with the protein MKSFSPTLLTLSLVALPALAQTPGEADLNRRVEALTSELQKVKTQMADLQKKEAPAASDSATVIGGYGEVNFNFFTQGDRSRNQADVRRFVLGVTHRFDDRTRMVAEVEVEHAVSSADDPGEVEIEQAYIEHQLNRTWGFRAGLFLVPMGLLNANHEPTAFYGVERNFVETAIIPSTWREGGVQVYADFENGISLQAGVATGFNMGKWDATSTEGTESPLGSVHQELAQAQSHDFSVFGALNWRGIPGLQLGCSIFSGGAKQAQVGVPSMDITLWDAHARWTPGNWDLSALYAAGNISHTAEFNQPLVGQLTLVPEKFHGWYGQAAYRVWTSGSYSLAPFARYESYNTAVSFADLGPGLTPAAMKDQGVWTVGANFNVARGVVVKADVQRFRENKDANRVNLGFGWSF; encoded by the coding sequence ATGAAATCCTTCTCCCCCACCCTGCTCACCCTCAGCCTGGTCGCCCTGCCCGCCCTGGCCCAGACGCCCGGCGAGGCCGACCTCAACCGCCGCGTGGAAGCCCTCACCTCCGAACTCCAGAAGGTGAAGACCCAGATGGCCGACCTCCAGAAGAAGGAGGCTCCCGCCGCGTCCGACTCCGCCACCGTCATCGGCGGCTACGGCGAGGTGAACTTCAACTTCTTCACCCAGGGCGACCGGTCCCGCAACCAGGCCGACGTGCGCCGCTTCGTCCTGGGCGTCACGCACCGCTTCGACGACCGCACCCGCATGGTCGCGGAAGTGGAAGTGGAGCACGCTGTCAGTTCCGCCGACGATCCGGGCGAGGTGGAGATCGAGCAGGCCTACATCGAGCACCAGCTGAACCGCACCTGGGGCTTCCGCGCCGGCCTGTTCCTCGTGCCCATGGGCCTGCTCAACGCGAACCACGAGCCCACCGCCTTCTACGGCGTGGAGCGCAACTTCGTGGAGACGGCCATCATCCCCAGCACCTGGCGCGAAGGCGGCGTCCAGGTCTACGCCGACTTCGAGAACGGGATCTCCCTCCAGGCCGGCGTGGCCACGGGCTTCAACATGGGCAAGTGGGACGCCACCTCCACGGAAGGCACCGAGTCGCCGCTGGGTTCCGTCCACCAGGAACTGGCCCAGGCGCAGTCCCACGACTTCTCCGTGTTCGGCGCCCTGAACTGGCGCGGCATCCCCGGCCTCCAGCTGGGCTGCTCCATCTTCAGCGGCGGCGCCAAGCAGGCCCAGGTCGGCGTCCCCTCCATGGACATCACCCTGTGGGACGCCCACGCCCGCTGGACCCCCGGCAACTGGGACCTCTCCGCCCTCTACGCCGCCGGCAACATCTCCCACACGGCCGAGTTCAACCAGCCCCTGGTGGGCCAGCTCACCCTGGTGCCCGAGAAGTTCCACGGCTGGTACGGCCAGGCCGCCTACCGCGTGTGGACCTCCGGGAGCTACTCCCTGGCGCCCTTCGCCCGCTACGAGTCCTACAACACCGCCGTCTCCTTCGCCGACCTCGGCCCCGGGCTGACCCCCGCCGCCATGAAGGACCAGGGCGTGTGGACCGTGGGCGCCAACTTCAACGTGGCCCGCGGCGTCGTCGTCAAGGCCGACGTGCAGCGGTTCCGCGAGAACAAGGACGCCAACCGCGTGAACCTCGGCTTCGGCTGGAGCTTCTGA
- a CDS encoding M1 family metallopeptidase translates to MAAPFTLRFRAMACLFLMFGAAVRAQVPSDPFESVEALRLGPSRTGSQEVSFTVGKSRIQFSGRWAPLRRGEQDAGLFLEGNGRFSYTSTFEPEWPLVEQSVKELTKLPPTKESSARVVNIPFTRARILLAGFALPAWEGQFAEENPAGYAAFADRWQKVDGYFPGHLLASQTLNAPNRAVAVIELEGNGRHWLYRYDDVEAMEETLAAVRPLQSANPDLKDWHYLAPLSGQYLRWDPRKDAPPAHFRINALDVDLRTEDNRQATLVSRQTLMPLEGGLRLFTFDFWSSIAEPKTTRHIRIRSVTDGAGKPLPFSHSHDLFAVCLPQPATRGVPFTLQVEYEGDFLIQPGGSNYWQLGVKEGWYPTSKGFNGEWYTFHGTVRTRGDWLAFMPGGTVRREKDGDWNLVETRTEQPICFATILGGKYYLDEDVRDGLTVRIATYGFKPGPVNKVFKEQTRNVIRYYETFLGPFPFKEFLIVEKNEWGYGQAPAGMMYITRDAFEQAQTIRQMQELADAYGTYAQRNISIRTMDVRHVLAHEIAHQYWGIMVKMPSPQDQWITEAFADYCAALYDRDTKGKNRFAQVVAIWKAQAKQSQSKGPIPLANDIRFEDPRETWIARRDLLYGKGPLLLHALHQELGDDVFLTWLKSSQTNFRWKFVTTPRLFDLLGFITKKDYKAFLNDYFWGLGLPPEKP, encoded by the coding sequence ATGGCTGCTCCTTTTACTCTGCGGTTCCGGGCGATGGCGTGCCTGTTCCTCATGTTCGGCGCCGCGGTCAGGGCTCAGGTTCCTTCCGATCCCTTCGAGTCCGTGGAAGCTCTCCGCCTCGGGCCCAGCAGAACGGGAAGCCAGGAGGTCTCCTTCACCGTAGGGAAAAGCCGGATCCAATTTTCAGGGCGCTGGGCCCCCCTCCGCCGCGGCGAACAAGACGCAGGTCTCTTTCTCGAAGGGAACGGCCGCTTCAGCTACACGTCCACCTTCGAACCTGAGTGGCCCCTGGTGGAGCAGAGCGTCAAGGAGCTCACCAAGCTCCCGCCCACGAAGGAAAGCTCCGCCCGGGTGGTGAATATTCCCTTCACCCGGGCCCGCATCCTCTTGGCCGGGTTCGCCCTGCCGGCGTGGGAAGGGCAATTCGCAGAGGAAAACCCGGCTGGCTATGCCGCCTTTGCCGACAGATGGCAAAAGGTGGATGGCTACTTCCCCGGTCATTTGTTGGCCTCCCAGACTTTGAACGCGCCGAATCGGGCGGTGGCCGTCATCGAGCTGGAAGGGAACGGCCGACATTGGCTGTATCGCTACGACGACGTGGAAGCCATGGAAGAAACGCTGGCGGCGGTGCGTCCCCTTCAAAGCGCCAATCCGGATCTTAAGGATTGGCACTATCTCGCGCCGCTCTCCGGGCAGTACCTCCGCTGGGATCCGCGCAAGGACGCCCCCCCAGCGCACTTCCGGATCAACGCCCTCGACGTGGATCTCAGGACCGAGGACAACCGGCAGGCGACCCTCGTCAGCCGCCAAACGCTCATGCCTTTGGAAGGTGGATTGCGCCTGTTCACGTTCGACTTTTGGTCGAGCATCGCGGAGCCCAAAACCACTCGACATATCCGCATCCGCAGTGTGACTGACGGGGCCGGAAAGCCGCTGCCGTTCAGCCACTCCCACGACCTGTTCGCCGTGTGCCTTCCCCAACCCGCCACCCGAGGTGTCCCCTTCACCCTTCAGGTCGAATACGAAGGCGATTTCCTGATCCAGCCCGGCGGAAGCAACTATTGGCAACTGGGTGTGAAGGAAGGTTGGTACCCCACGTCCAAGGGGTTCAATGGAGAGTGGTACACCTTCCACGGCACGGTCCGAACGCGCGGGGACTGGCTGGCCTTTATGCCCGGAGGAACGGTCCGGCGGGAGAAGGACGGGGACTGGAACCTGGTGGAGACCCGCACGGAACAGCCCATCTGCTTTGCCACCATCCTCGGTGGAAAGTACTACCTGGATGAGGATGTGCGCGACGGCCTCACGGTGCGGATCGCCACCTACGGATTCAAGCCCGGTCCCGTGAACAAGGTCTTCAAGGAGCAGACCCGCAATGTCATCCGCTACTACGAGACCTTCCTAGGCCCCTTTCCGTTCAAGGAATTCCTCATCGTCGAAAAGAACGAATGGGGTTACGGACAGGCGCCGGCCGGAATGATGTACATCACCCGCGACGCCTTCGAACAGGCCCAGACCATCCGGCAAATGCAGGAGCTCGCCGATGCTTACGGGACCTACGCCCAACGCAACATCTCCATTCGCACGATGGATGTGCGGCATGTCCTCGCCCATGAGATCGCCCACCAGTACTGGGGAATCATGGTGAAAATGCCCAGCCCGCAGGACCAATGGATCACCGAAGCCTTCGCCGACTACTGCGCGGCTCTGTATGACCGCGATACCAAGGGGAAGAACCGTTTTGCACAGGTGGTCGCCATCTGGAAAGCCCAGGCAAAGCAATCCCAGAGCAAGGGGCCCATTCCCCTCGCCAACGACATCCGATTCGAAGACCCGAGGGAAACCTGGATCGCTCGGCGGGATCTCCTTTACGGGAAAGGCCCCCTGCTGCTCCATGCCCTCCATCAGGAGTTAGGTGACGACGTCTTCTTGACGTGGCTGAAGTCGAGCCAGACCAACTTCCGCTGGAAGTTCGTCACCACCCCGCGCCTCTTCGATCTTCTGGGATTCATCACCAAAAAGGACTACAAGGCGTTCCTGAACGATTATTTCTGGGGCCTGGGCCTGCCCCCCGAAAAGCCCTGA
- a CDS encoding cytochrome-c peroxidase, producing MPKLSPTHTGWCLGIGVGLACLVGCTSKEDTRAAQTATLSAQAVLGAKIFQDKNLSASRQQSCATCHDPEFAHGAPNTLPAQMGGPTMQDQGNRQSPSIRYLATNTSFFFDKEGTPTGGFFWDGRAQSLAEQAGGPPLNPKEMAMPDKASVVERLKEATYAAEFKAVFGPNIFNDAEKAYQAMTLAIQRYELEEPAFRPYDSKYDQFLLGKVKLTAQEMRGLALFNDPLKGNCAACHPSTRGADGTMPLFTDFTYDVLGVPRNPKLPVNADPNYYDLGLAARDLGDLTGRSDLYGAFKVPSLRNVGIRKVYFHNGLYTDLKDVVTFYVQRDTNPENFYPRNPDGSVKKFDDLPAQYHKNVNTTEVPYNRKLGDAPALTDAEIDDVVAFLLTLTDGYKP from the coding sequence ATGCCGAAATTGTCGCCCACCCACACAGGGTGGTGCCTGGGGATCGGTGTGGGGCTGGCCTGCCTGGTCGGCTGCACGTCCAAGGAGGACACCCGAGCCGCCCAGACCGCCACCCTTTCCGCCCAGGCCGTTCTGGGCGCGAAGATCTTCCAGGACAAGAACCTGTCGGCCTCGCGCCAGCAGTCCTGCGCCACCTGCCACGATCCCGAGTTCGCGCACGGCGCGCCCAACACCCTGCCCGCCCAGATGGGCGGTCCCACCATGCAGGACCAGGGCAACCGCCAGAGTCCGAGCATCCGCTACCTGGCCACCAACACCTCCTTCTTCTTCGACAAGGAAGGCACGCCCACGGGCGGGTTCTTCTGGGACGGCCGCGCCCAGTCCCTGGCGGAGCAGGCCGGCGGGCCGCCGCTCAACCCCAAGGAAATGGCCATGCCCGACAAGGCCTCCGTGGTGGAGCGCCTGAAGGAGGCCACCTACGCCGCGGAATTCAAGGCGGTCTTCGGCCCCAACATCTTCAACGACGCGGAGAAGGCCTACCAGGCCATGACCCTGGCCATCCAGCGCTACGAGCTGGAGGAGCCCGCCTTCCGCCCCTACGACAGCAAGTACGACCAGTTCCTGCTGGGCAAGGTCAAGCTGACCGCCCAGGAGATGCGCGGCCTGGCCCTGTTCAACGATCCGCTCAAGGGCAACTGCGCCGCCTGCCATCCCTCCACCCGGGGCGCGGACGGCACCATGCCCCTATTCACGGACTTCACCTATGACGTCCTGGGCGTGCCCCGCAACCCCAAGCTCCCCGTGAACGCCGATCCCAACTACTACGACCTGGGCCTGGCCGCCCGCGACCTCGGCGACCTGACCGGCCGGTCGGATCTCTACGGCGCATTCAAGGTGCCTTCGCTCCGCAACGTCGGAATCCGGAAGGTCTACTTCCACAACGGGCTCTACACGGACCTGAAGGACGTCGTCACGTTCTACGTCCAGCGCGACACCAACCCCGAGAATTTCTACCCCAGGAACCCCGACGGAAGCGTGAAGAAGTTCGACGACCTGCCGGCGCAGTACCACAAGAACGTCAACACCACCGAAGTGCCCTACAACCGCAAGCTCGGCGATGCGCCCGCCCTGACGGACGCCGAGATCGATGACGTCGTCGCCTTCCTTCTCACCCTCACTGACGGCTACAAACCGTGA
- a CDS encoding GGDEF domain-containing protein produces MSEPTNLPADANPLMAELRAILDRRALSPRFQPILDLRIGELYGFEGLIRGPSDSVLQAPLNLLGVARCAGMLAELERSCIESILGVWSQLATHHRIFVNLSPSALLDARSRASVGSDLVNQLGLLPSNVVIELTESQPTFEYAPLLEAAQYLRALGFTIALDDLGEGFSSLRLWSELKPEFVKVDKHFVQGVGADPVKLHFLQSIRDLAGRMGARVVAEGIETDADLAVIQELGIDYGQGFLLGKPRPQPDLRISHELHHRLRPVRPSASRPPSSTQRSTAERLLLPIPPAEPHQSNLDIQARFLRQPELQSLPVVADGIPVGLLGRHSFIDVMSRPFSPELYGKRSCTQFMEEAFLVVDRSIPIHDLSERVVASDPRHILLGFVITQNGRYAGMGSGHDLMREITQMQLASARYANPLTQLPGNVPIHEHLEGRLEQGAPFMVCYCDLDHFKPYNDVYGYRRGDELIQWTGLLLQECFDEPGDFVGHVGGDDFILAIPEEGWEPRTGAFLDRFERGRHTFFHPHDLAAGGYPSEDRKGQIVFHPLASISIGVVHVQPGAYANHHEIATAASGAKKMAKQQPGCSCFLERRRQQPSPLEAGGALSV; encoded by the coding sequence ATGTCCGAGCCCACCAACCTCCCGGCGGACGCCAATCCCCTGATGGCCGAGTTGCGGGCCATTCTGGACCGGCGGGCGCTGTCGCCCCGCTTCCAGCCGATCCTCGACCTCCGCATCGGGGAGCTGTACGGCTTCGAGGGCCTGATCCGGGGCCCGAGCGATTCCGTCCTCCAGGCCCCGCTGAACCTGCTGGGTGTGGCCCGCTGCGCGGGGATGCTCGCGGAGCTGGAGCGGTCGTGCATCGAATCCATCCTCGGCGTGTGGTCGCAGCTGGCGACCCACCACCGGATCTTCGTGAACCTGAGCCCCAGCGCCCTTCTGGACGCGCGCAGCCGGGCGTCGGTGGGCTCCGACCTGGTGAACCAGCTGGGGCTGCTGCCGAGCAACGTGGTCATCGAGCTCACGGAGAGCCAGCCGACCTTCGAGTACGCCCCGCTCCTGGAGGCCGCGCAGTACCTCCGCGCCCTGGGCTTCACCATCGCCCTGGACGACCTGGGAGAGGGCTTCTCCAGCCTCCGCCTATGGTCCGAGCTGAAGCCCGAATTCGTGAAGGTGGACAAGCACTTCGTCCAGGGCGTGGGCGCCGATCCGGTGAAGCTGCACTTCCTCCAGTCCATCCGCGACCTGGCGGGGCGGATGGGCGCCCGGGTGGTGGCGGAGGGCATCGAGACCGACGCGGATCTCGCCGTCATCCAGGAGCTGGGCATCGACTACGGCCAGGGCTTCCTGCTCGGAAAGCCGCGGCCCCAGCCCGACCTGAGGATCTCCCACGAGCTCCACCACCGCCTGCGCCCCGTCCGGCCCTCGGCCTCCCGGCCGCCCTCCTCCACCCAGCGCTCCACGGCCGAGCGGCTGCTGCTCCCCATTCCCCCCGCCGAACCCCACCAGAGCAACCTCGACATCCAGGCCCGCTTCCTGCGCCAGCCGGAACTCCAGTCGCTGCCCGTGGTGGCGGACGGCATTCCCGTCGGGCTGCTGGGGCGGCACTCCTTCATCGACGTCATGTCCCGCCCCTTCAGCCCCGAACTCTACGGGAAGCGCTCCTGCACGCAGTTCATGGAAGAGGCCTTCCTGGTGGTGGACCGCTCCATCCCCATCCACGACCTGAGCGAGCGGGTGGTGGCGTCGGACCCGCGGCACATCCTGCTGGGGTTCGTCATCACCCAAAACGGACGCTACGCCGGAATGGGCTCGGGCCATGACCTGATGCGGGAGATCACCCAGATGCAGCTGGCCTCGGCCCGGTACGCCAATCCCCTCACCCAGCTGCCGGGCAACGTCCCCATCCACGAGCACCTGGAGGGCCGCCTGGAGCAGGGCGCGCCCTTCATGGTCTGTTACTGCGACCTGGATCACTTCAAGCCCTACAACGACGTCTACGGCTACCGGCGCGGCGACGAACTGATCCAGTGGACGGGCCTCCTGCTTCAGGAATGTTTCGACGAGCCGGGGGATTTCGTCGGCCACGTGGGGGGCGACGACTTCATCCTGGCGATCCCCGAAGAGGGCTGGGAACCGAGGACGGGGGCCTTTCTCGACCGCTTCGAGCGCGGGCGGCACACCTTCTTCCACCCCCACGACCTGGCCGCCGGCGGCTATCCGTCCGAGGACCGGAAGGGACAGATCGTCTTCCATCCCCTGGCGTCCATCTCCATCGGCGTGGTGCACGTCCAGCCCGGCGCCTACGCGAACCACCACGAGATCGCCACCGCCGCCAGCGGCGCCAAGAAGATGGCCAAGCAGCAGCCCGGCTGCAGCTGCTTTCTGGAGCGCCGCCGGCAGCAGCCTTCCCCTCTGGAGGCCGGCGGAGCGCTGAGCGTCTAG
- a CDS encoding DMT family transporter: MAPAALGLTLASAVLHAIWNALLKRSKDVDATSAVAFAAAVAIAALLALVWRAPAFPQVAAVGWALVAGCGEGGYFIGLVGSLERAPLGWSYAWMRGGALLVAWPAGLLLGEPVDGLAVAAVVGMLAGLALLGGATGGVRGGRALPYVLTAALSIAVYNACYKLSLGAGASPPALYAVSMAVGLGIQALYRRRRGGRLKPVALGPALLVGVVCLVAFLCYLVALRTSPSAAVLTLRNTSIVFTFILGWALGERPRPREAAGALLVSLGAVLLGWPR; encoded by the coding sequence GTGGCTCCCGCGGCCCTCGGCTTGACCCTGGCGTCGGCGGTCCTCCACGCGATCTGGAACGCCCTGCTGAAGCGCTCGAAGGACGTGGACGCGACCTCCGCCGTGGCCTTCGCGGCGGCCGTGGCGATCGCGGCGCTCCTGGCGCTGGTGTGGCGCGCCCCCGCGTTTCCCCAGGTCGCCGCGGTGGGCTGGGCGCTGGTTGCCGGATGCGGCGAGGGCGGCTACTTCATCGGGCTCGTGGGCAGTCTGGAGCGCGCTCCCCTGGGCTGGTCCTACGCGTGGATGCGGGGTGGTGCCCTGCTGGTGGCGTGGCCCGCGGGGCTGCTGCTGGGCGAGCCCGTGGACGGGCTGGCGGTGGCCGCGGTGGTGGGGATGCTCGCGGGCCTGGCCCTGCTGGGCGGAGCGACCGGCGGCGTCCGCGGCGGGCGGGCCCTGCCCTACGTCCTGACTGCGGCCCTGAGCATCGCGGTCTACAACGCCTGCTACAAGCTTTCCCTCGGCGCAGGCGCGTCCCCGCCCGCCCTGTACGCGGTGTCCATGGCCGTGGGACTGGGGATCCAGGCGCTGTACCGCCGGCGGAGGGGAGGCCGTCTCAAGCCGGTGGCCCTGGGTCCCGCCCTCCTCGTGGGGGTGGTGTGCCTGGTCGCCTTCCTGTGCTACCTGGTGGCGCTCCGCACCTCTCCCAGCGCGGCGGTCCTGACTCTCCGCAACACCTCGATCGTCTTCACCTTCATCCTGGGCTGGGCCCTGGGGGAACGCCCCCGCCCCCGCGAGGCCGCCGGCGCGCTGCTGGTGAGCCTCGGCGCCGTTCTTCTGGGTTGGCCGCGCTGA
- a CDS encoding DUF6677 family protein: MPDALPSLPLPLRRKKALQAAWKPLLLQWLVPGAGYWAIGQKGRAKAFFGVWLLFCVLGALQMQYGAVAGVKGGVFVPTAGTWLPTLGAFATAGIGPVYGAFAWAFGGAGTEPVRTLTQEYGATYVMVAGLLNWLSCFDLWDRLTGRWVFRLPKDEQEQLAAPKQGE, translated from the coding sequence ATGCCCGACGCCCTTCCCAGCCTCCCTCTGCCGCTTCGGCGGAAAAAGGCCCTCCAGGCCGCTTGGAAGCCGCTGCTGCTGCAGTGGCTGGTTCCGGGGGCGGGCTACTGGGCCATCGGGCAGAAGGGCCGCGCCAAGGCCTTCTTCGGCGTGTGGCTCCTCTTCTGCGTTCTGGGCGCCCTCCAGATGCAGTACGGCGCCGTGGCCGGCGTGAAGGGCGGCGTCTTCGTCCCCACCGCGGGCACGTGGCTCCCCACCCTGGGCGCCTTCGCGACGGCGGGCATCGGTCCCGTGTACGGGGCCTTCGCCTGGGCCTTCGGCGGCGCGGGCACCGAGCCCGTCCGCACCCTCACCCAGGAATACGGCGCCACCTACGTGATGGTCGCGGGCCTTCTGAACTGGCTCTCCTGTTTCGATCTGTGGGACCGCCTGACGGGCCGCTGGGTGTTCCGCCTGCCCAAGGACGAGCAGGAGCAGCTCGCCGCTCCGAAGCAGGGCGAGTAG
- a CDS encoding methyl-accepting chemotaxis protein: protein MWRRWSLRRRIFGGTLLFAVALTLVMTLGAGLILGSMLTSGLRDSGRKAVAAAVESVRSWIGYDDAANTTKELNNLQDESIVRVLTCTWDEGARTWTAFAQSEKAGAPAADPTDILKALPAPPAAEAFLSLPDVKGFLLIGRTLNLERGNRIAAVVAVLDAGPARARRNQRILLLGLVGLAAGGCGALGAAYLAKRLLGPLEIIEARMRDISEGDGNLTLRLDERGEDELARLARHFNRFVDNIQRIVQQVSATSTHLGASASQLAAGMSGMGDRAQEVSRSAEHQTASVSASTATIQGIALAAHEVSRNVGHALQVFQRAEAAADQGGAAVEGAVQGMEAIHHTSREIGRILTVITEIANQTNLLSLNAAIEAAKAGAHGKGFAVVADEVRKLAERSALAVKEISTLISTSDRAITDGSRMVHAAGEALQSIQGAIRESAAGLRTVGEQSEAQQQGRQSVVATMEHLSAIAGKNVASLGEMALTIQESIGSVEALQQLARELNGLVARFRA from the coding sequence ATGTGGCGCCGCTGGTCCCTCCGCCGCCGAATCTTCGGCGGCACTCTTCTGTTCGCGGTGGCGCTCACCCTGGTGATGACCCTGGGAGCGGGCCTGATCCTGGGGTCCATGCTGACCTCGGGCCTGCGCGATTCCGGGCGCAAGGCGGTGGCCGCCGCGGTGGAATCCGTCCGGTCGTGGATCGGCTACGACGATGCGGCCAACACGACGAAGGAGCTGAACAACCTCCAGGACGAATCCATCGTCCGGGTGCTGACCTGCACCTGGGATGAGGGCGCGCGGACCTGGACGGCCTTCGCCCAATCGGAGAAGGCGGGCGCGCCTGCGGCCGATCCCACCGACATCCTCAAGGCGCTTCCCGCGCCGCCTGCGGCCGAGGCGTTCCTGTCCCTCCCCGACGTGAAGGGCTTCCTGCTGATCGGGCGCACCCTCAACCTGGAGCGGGGGAACCGCATTGCGGCGGTGGTCGCCGTGCTGGACGCCGGGCCGGCCCGTGCCCGCCGCAACCAGCGCATCCTGCTTCTCGGGCTCGTGGGACTGGCCGCGGGGGGCTGCGGGGCCCTGGGGGCGGCCTACCTCGCCAAGCGGCTGCTGGGGCCGCTGGAGATCATCGAAGCCCGGATGCGGGACATCTCGGAAGGGGACGGCAACCTCACCCTGCGCCTGGACGAGCGCGGCGAGGACGAGCTGGCCCGCCTGGCCCGCCACTTCAACCGGTTCGTGGACAACATCCAGCGCATCGTCCAGCAGGTGTCGGCCACGTCCACCCACCTGGGCGCCAGCGCCTCCCAGCTCGCGGCGGGCATGTCCGGGATGGGCGATCGCGCCCAGGAGGTCTCCCGCTCCGCGGAACACCAGACCGCCAGCGTGTCGGCGAGCACCGCCACCATCCAGGGGATCGCCCTCGCCGCCCACGAAGTCTCCCGGAACGTGGGCCACGCCCTGCAGGTCTTCCAGAGGGCCGAGGCCGCCGCGGACCAGGGTGGGGCGGCCGTGGAGGGCGCCGTCCAGGGCATGGAGGCCATCCATCACACGTCGCGGGAGATCGGCCGGATCCTCACCGTGATCACCGAGATCGCCAACCAGACGAACCTGCTGTCCCTCAACGCCGCCATCGAGGCGGCCAAGGCCGGCGCCCACGGCAAGGGCTTCGCCGTGGTGGCCGACGAGGTCCGCAAGCTGGCCGAGCGCAGCGCCCTCGCCGTGAAGGAGATCTCCACCCTGATCTCGACCTCGGATCGCGCGATTACCGATGGCAGCCGCATGGTCCACGCCGCCGGTGAGGCCCTCCAGAGCATCCAGGGCGCCATCCGGGAATCCGCCGCCGGCCTCAGAACCGTGGGAGAGCAGAGCGAGGCTCAGCAGCAGGGCCGGCAATCCGTGGTGGCCACCATGGAACACCTCAGCGCCATCGCGGGAAAGAACGTCGCCTCACTGGGGGAGATGGCGTTGACCATCCAGGAATCGATCGGCAGCGTGGAAGCCCTACAGCAGCTCGCCCGGGAGCTGAATGGTTTGGTGGCGCGCTTCCGGGCCTGA
- the rpsR gene encoding 30S ribosomal protein S18 gives MKRRADAKKGKPKKKKAFGGRRAKFCKFCVEKSLMIDYKDVKTLQAFTPERGKVLPRRTSGVCAIHQRELVEAIKRARNIALLPFATD, from the coding sequence CGATGCCAAGAAGGGCAAGCCCAAGAAGAAGAAGGCTTTTGGGGGACGACGCGCCAAGTTCTGCAAGTTCTGCGTCGAGAAGTCCCTCATGATCGACTACAAGGACGTGAAGACCCTCCAGGCCTTCACCCCCGAGCGCGGCAAGGTCCTGCCCCGCCGCACCAGCGGCGTGTGCGCCATCCACCAGCGCGAGCTCGTGGAAGCCATCAAGCGCGCTCGCAACATCGCGCTCCTCCCCTTCGCCACCGACTAG